The Bradyrhizobium betae genomic interval CTTCTGTTCTTCGCGCTCGAGCTCAACCGCGTCGATGACGATATCTTGAACCGCGCGATGCAAGCCCCCGAGCTGGCTTATTACCGTCCGTGGATCGAGGATCTGCGCAAGGAGAAGCCGTACCAGCTCGACGACAAGCTCGAGCAGCTCTTCCTCGAGAAGTCGCAAACCGGCTATTCCGCCTTCAACCGGCTGTTCGACCAGACCATCTCCGGCCTGCGCTTCAAGGTCGGGTCCAAGGAATTGGCGATCGAGCCGACGCTGAATTTCCTGGCGGACCGCGACGGCGCCAAGCGCAAGGCTGCGGCCGAGGCGCTGGCAAAGACCTTCAAGGCCAATGAGCGCACCTTCGCGCTGATCACCAACACGCTGGCCAAGGACAAGGACATCTCCGACCGCTGGCGCGGGTTCAAGGACGTCGCGGACTCCCGCCATCTGAACAACCGCGTCGAGCGCGAGGTGGTGGATGCGCTGGTCGCCTCCGTACGCGCGGCCTATCCGAAGCTGTCGCATCGCTACTACGCGCTGAAGGCGAAGTGGTTCGGCAAGAAGCGGCTGGCCTATTGGGACCGTAACGCGCCGCTGCCCTTTGCGGCGACCGACACCATCGGCTGGCCGGACGCGCGGAACATGGTGCTGACCGCCTATCGCGGCTTCTCGCCCCAAATGGCCGATATCGCCGAGCGCTTCTTCACCGACCGCTGGATCGACGCGCCGGTGCGTCCCGGCAAGGCGCCGGGCGCGTTCTCGCATCCGACCACGCCGTCGGCGCACCCTTACGTGCTGATGAACTACCAGGGCAAGCCGCGCGACGTGATGACGCTCGCGCACGAGCTCGGCCATGGCGTGCATCAGGTGCTGGCGGCGAAGAACGGCGCGCTGATGGCGCCGACGCCGCTGACGCTGGCCGAGACCGCGAGCGTGTTCGGCGAAATGCTGACCTTCCGGCGGCTGCTGGCGCAGACCAAGAGCGCCAGGCAGCGCCAGGCGCTGCTCGCCGGCAAGGTCGAGGACATGATCAACACCGTGGTGCGGCAGATCGCGTTCTATTCCTTCGAGCGCGCGGTCCACACCGAGCGCAAGAACGGCGAACTGACCGCGACGCGGCTCGGCGAGATCTGGCTCTCGGTGCAGGGCGAGAGCCTCGGGCCGGCGATCGAGATCAAGGCGGGTTACGAGAACTACTGGATGTACATCCCGCACTTCATCCATTCGCCCTTCTACGTCTACGCCTATGCCTTCGGCGATTGTCTCGTGAACTCGCTGTACGCCGTTTACGAGAACGCCGCCGAAGGCTTTGCCGAGCGCTACCTCGACATGCTCGCGGCCGGCGGCACCAAGCACTATTCCGAACTGCTGCGGCCGTTCGGTCTCGATGCCAAGGATCCCAAATTCTGGGACGGCGGCCTGAGCGTCATCGCCGGGATGATCGACGAGCTGGAAGCGATGGGCTGAGGCGGGCGCGAGTTCCTTGCTGGTCATAGTTGCGATTTGATGTCGCGAGCCTGCGGCGCCGCGAGTTTTTTGCGGTGCCGATGCGAGTTCCATCCGTGCGCGCTTAGGGCCCCCGGTGGGTAGCCCGTGATTTTGCGACGTGAGATTGAACGTTCGCGGCGCGCCCAAGACTAACCCAAGAGATATTGCGAAAGTCATTTTCAACTTTTGATTGTCGATTGATCGATTTCCGCCTGGGGAGGCACCCATGCTCGATCAGGGATCTGCCGCGCCGGTTCCGGCGTCAAAGAACGCTGCCGCGGTCGACGAGGAAACGCCCTGGTGCGAAAAGCACCATCAGATCGTTCGCGATGAAATCGCTGCGATCAACACGCGGCGGGAGCCTGACCGACGCCTCGATATCGACAGCCTTGAAGCCTGCCAGTTGCTCGACGTCACCGGGCTCGCATTGTCCGGGGGCGGCATTCGCTCGTCGGCCGTCTGCCTCGGCGTGCTGCAGGCGTTGAACCACCACGATCTGATCGGGCGGATCGATTATCTCTCCACGGTGTCGGGCGGCGGCTATATCGGCACCTCTCTCTGCGCCACCATGACAAAGGCGCAGCGATTCGTATTCGGCGAAAGGCCGGTCGGCGGGACCGCTACGGCCGCCGAGATCAGCGACACGCCTTCGGTCGGACATCTCCGCAACTATTCCAATTATCTGATTCCGGCCGGCGCCCGCGATCTCCTGACCGGAGTTGCGATCGTCGTGCGTGGACTGGTCGCCAATATCGGGCTGACGTTGCCGATCGTGCTGCTGCTTGCCGCCGTCACGATCTGGTCCACGCCGTTGCGAAGTTGCCTGACGGTTGCGAACATCTTCGGTGTCAGCCTCGACAATCACACATTATGCGAGCTGCATGATTTCAGCGTCATCGACCGTTACGGCTTCAGCACATTCGGCCTGGCGATCGCCTTCGTGATGCTGCTTTGCAGCGGGCTCGCCTATTTCACCTCGCGCTCCATTCGCGGCAACGGCCCCAGCGTCGTCTTCGCCTACATTGCCGGGATCACGCTGTTGCTGGGCGTTGCGTGCGACTTCGCGCGCTTTCTCAAGGTTCAGCACTTTGCGCTGACACTTTCGATCGCAATCATCGGAGTCGTCCTGTTTTTCGGATGGGCTCTCAAGCAGTCGTTCGCAAGTCCCGGAAAGCGACAGGAGTTCCGTTCGCACTGGCCGAGCATGGGCGCGACCTTCCTCGTGCTGCTGGCCGTCATCGCCTTCTTCGAGTTTCAGCCCTTCATGCTGGGGCAAATGTTCGACGTCGCCGAGAGCAGCGCGATCGGCGGACCGGCCGCCGCAGTCGCGATCACCTGGATCAAGTCGCTCGCGGCGGTGGCCGCGCCGATCGGTGTCTTCGTCACCGCATTCAGGCAGCAATTCGTGGAATTGTTGAAGGGCAACAGCGCATCCTCGCAATGGGGTTCACTGTTGCTTGCGGTCGTCGCCAGGGTCGCCCTGTGGATCGCGGGCCTCGCGCTTCCGCTCGTCATCTGGGTCGCATACCTCTATCTGTCGTATTGGGGCATCTCCAACGACCTGTTCGAGCGGTGCCCGTCTGCGCTGGGCGCCGTTTCGCAAAGAGAGTGCCTGGCCAACGCCAAATCGAACACGCCGTCCGGCAGCCTGGCCGGCAAGATCCAGTTCGATGCCAGCAAGGGAATCCTGTCGGCCGAGATCACGCCGAAGGCTGCGCCGCCGGTCGTGGCGGATAGCGAGCGGTTGACGCCCACCTGGCATGCTCCCGCCTGGCTGCTGTTCCTGGCGCAGAAAGCAGGGCATGTGGTTCAGGTGCAGCTTCCCGGCCTGTTCCGGGGGACAGCTTCAGAACTCTCCTATTCGTTCAGTCTTCCGATGGTGATCCTGTACACGTTTGCCGGGGTCGTTCTGTTCGCCGTCTCGTTTTGCCTGACGCCGAATGCGAACTCGCTGCATCGGCTCTATCGCGATCGGCTGAGCAAGGCTTTCCTGTTCGATCCGACGCGCTCGGCGGACGGCGGTATCGCGCGCGCCGAAGCCAGCCTCGATCAAGGGCGCGATTTCAGAACGCTCGATCGCATGAAGCTGACCGATCTCTACGCGGCTCCGGTCGAGGGGGACCGCATTCCGGGGCAATCAGCTGCGCCCAGGCTGCACGCGCCCTATCAGCTCATCAATACGGCACTGAATATTCAAGGCTCGGACTTTGCCAACCGGCGCGGCCGCAATGCGGATTTCTTCGTATTCTCCGCCCTGAATGTCGGCAGCGAGGCGACGGGCTATGCGCCCACCGGATTGGTGCAGGACGATGAGCAAAGCCTGGACCTCGCAACCGCGATGGCGATTTCCGGAGCGGCGGCCTCGGCGAACATGGGCTCGAGCTCGATCAAGGCGCTGACGCCGACGCTCGCGCTTCTCAACGTTCGGCTCGGCTATTGGCTGAAGAATCCACGTTACGTCGACGATCGCGTGCGGCCGCAGCGCCGCTCCACGCCGCTTTACTTCTGGTCCGAGATATCGGGGCGCCTGTACGAGAACAGCGACAGCGTCTACCTGACGGATGGCGGTCATATCGAGAATCTCGGCGTCTACGAGCTGCTCCGCCGCCGCTGCAAGGTGATCATCGCGGTCGATGCGGAAGCCGACGCGCCGATGAACTTCGGCTCCCTGATGCGGCTGCAGCGATACGCCCGGATCGATCTCGGCGTCCGGATCGATCTGCCGTGGACGCCAATTCGCGAGTCCACGCGCGCGCTGATGGCGCGCAATGCCGACAAGGCGGGTGATCCCGGCGCGGCCGACGAGCATGACGAGGCCGCCCGAGCTCGCGTTCACGTCGCCATCGGCACCATCGACTATGGGGGGATGACCAAGGCTATCTCGTATACGTCAAATCGTCGCTCAACGGCGACGAGAACGACTACATCCGGGACTATGCGCGGCGAAACGACCGCTTCCCGCACGAAACCACGGGGGACCAGTTCTTTTCGGAAGAGCAGTTCGAGGTCTACCGCGCGCTGGGCTTCCACATGGCGCACGGCTTCCTGTCTGGCGATAATCCGGTGGCGGTCGGCTGCGGCATCAGTCCGCGGACCGCCCGCTTCACCGAGGCGGGCGA includes:
- a CDS encoding M3 family oligoendopeptidase, with protein sequence MNSRSKSALNKSALKKSALKKPALRKPAAKTSAVKKSAAKAKSSKSAKPVSKTGKLPEWNLADLYSGIDAPEVVRDLEKMDADCVAFETDYKGKLATGTANEDGGKWLAGAVRRYEAIDDLAGRLGSYAGLVHAGDSVDPKISKFYGDVSERLTAASTHLLFFALELNRVDDDILNRAMQAPELAYYRPWIEDLRKEKPYQLDDKLEQLFLEKSQTGYSAFNRLFDQTISGLRFKVGSKELAIEPTLNFLADRDGAKRKAAAEALAKTFKANERTFALITNTLAKDKDISDRWRGFKDVADSRHLNNRVEREVVDALVASVRAAYPKLSHRYYALKAKWFGKKRLAYWDRNAPLPFAATDTIGWPDARNMVLTAYRGFSPQMADIAERFFTDRWIDAPVRPGKAPGAFSHPTTPSAHPYVLMNYQGKPRDVMTLAHELGHGVHQVLAAKNGALMAPTPLTLAETASVFGEMLTFRRLLAQTKSARQRQALLAGKVEDMINTVVRQIAFYSFERAVHTERKNGELTATRLGEIWLSVQGESLGPAIEIKAGYENYWMYIPHFIHSPFYVYAYAFGDCLVNSLYAVYENAAEGFAERYLDMLAAGGTKHYSELLRPFGLDAKDPKFWDGGLSVIAGMIDELEAMG
- a CDS encoding patatin-like phospholipase family protein — encoded protein: MLDQGSAAPVPASKNAAAVDEETPWCEKHHQIVRDEIAAINTRREPDRRLDIDSLEACQLLDVTGLALSGGGIRSSAVCLGVLQALNHHDLIGRIDYLSTVSGGGYIGTSLCATMTKAQRFVFGERPVGGTATAAEISDTPSVGHLRNYSNYLIPAGARDLLTGVAIVVRGLVANIGLTLPIVLLLAAVTIWSTPLRSCLTVANIFGVSLDNHTLCELHDFSVIDRYGFSTFGLAIAFVMLLCSGLAYFTSRSIRGNGPSVVFAYIAGITLLLGVACDFARFLKVQHFALTLSIAIIGVVLFFGWALKQSFASPGKRQEFRSHWPSMGATFLVLLAVIAFFEFQPFMLGQMFDVAESSAIGGPAAAVAITWIKSLAAVAAPIGVFVTAFRQQFVELLKGNSASSQWGSLLLAVVARVALWIAGLALPLVIWVAYLYLSYWGISNDLFERCPSALGAVSQRECLANAKSNTPSGSLAGKIQFDASKGILSAEITPKAAPPVVADSERLTPTWHAPAWLLFLAQKAGHVVQVQLPGLFRGTASELSYSFSLPMVILYTFAGVVLFAVSFCLTPNANSLHRLYRDRLSKAFLFDPTRSADGGIARAEASLDQGRDFRTLDRMKLTDLYAAPVEGDRIPGQSAAPRLHAPYQLINTALNIQGSDFANRRGRNADFFVFSALNVGSEATGYAPTGLVQDDEQSLDLATAMAISGAAASANMGSSSIKALTPTLALLNVRLGYWLKNPRYVDDRVRPQRRSTPLYFWSEISGRLYENSDSVYLTDGGHIENLGVYELLRRRCKVIIAVDAEADAPMNFGSLMRLQRYARIDLGVRIDLPWTPIRESTRALMARNADKAGDPGAADEHDEAARARVHVAIGTIDYGGMTKAISYTSNRRSTATRTTTSGTMRGETTASRTKPRGTSSFRKSSSRSTARWASTWRTASCLAIIRWRSAAASVRGPPASPRRASPRSTRSAARWDGRSSSGRQSWRARALCWIWGRAAVKHLLNGLKGPRRRGQRAEPDALDPRQSGFQMS